The proteins below come from a single Bactrocera dorsalis isolate Fly_Bdor chromosome 5, ASM2337382v1, whole genome shotgun sequence genomic window:
- the LOC105232667 gene encoding DENN domain-containing protein 5B encodes MYSDTMSTENNIQRMTNLMLADQQPHQNSPTGISAPTSNNQLASKVVMRKYNNSSNNGASGSKNTVSCSHRNEVASSETKVDCVATSPTSPGEMSSHELRQLKRESDPQYSRFADYFVICGLDLDTGLEPDRFAGDNLHCSPLDRAYKSKPLAHYPENVPWNPFDAHGICMLSLPQGLRFRTQKHDIEPKFHSFATTREDGKRCYGFSLVFYEEIRNRNICSAMHTLQSMFITELSSGQQTHSLGRVRESPVSRSLPRHFKVAGQAPQSAQSYYDIAKDKLFVAKSISLICQVPYAFAAQVFLSNLYKCLPRQPGPGISLESYVYNILYEVMLPQSGKSIRIYLPPSEPHLPPLAVVLQRPESSTELPLLDFPLRLLFTYLGVECVIQLLTCVLLENQVLLRSNDHQKLMIVGECITSILFPFVWPHVYAPILPAALHHFLDAPVPFVMGLHADCESANKIGSEATLCFVDIDKKIIQLPEELPVFPHKIDFMAEIISILDKFEIERDRSYEPILKNGYATRDHDVMISSCTLPSGIQAARRSKERFNQLQETVYTLAGSGHGSPTGTDNGIGHHIEYQPLIAHPSKIDHVPRIADFLRRKGVRTQSPGAGSLNDDVVDATMSPTKAAAAARRDTKPTTILSLEEQYYQDLRINNALRETFLNRFVHMFYAYEFFVIYPNQARDEWISNRESLQNFDKSSFLSDQPEHHRAFLSRFLESQMFATLIDNKILAMWEKEPDVNLRIFDLRVKLLRKRHGENMICATSYEPCVMSQEAQQVYEKRLHCIDIEVTPPSEILSNRAAYFRSFPILEKSVLNQECASRGNSLRRVKNGNKWRAKEISIDQKQMNRLSANLSTAEVSPALLAQANWTFVERLLKDIKSKTKRMLLEKMGTEAVALGLKGDGIEENTLIASLCDLLEKIWSHGLQSKQGKSALWCHLQAYLELQDARANNSTTTTITNPAPKALGGNKIGSGSYAGTTPALAWNVMRKRMDYLSTFQTDIDNPPSPNRSRSRDRNKFVGLEQLCPLPESLEFDVKNVLAMADIKTHIGYTRAWVRLSLEKKLLSRHFRTLLSEDSLLRSLYKRNAFLRCEEEKEQFLYHLLTLNTVDYFSFTNTYPTTKLPYRVVIFPSRKYGSYHTSSNVWIIVSGTMNETQRVPVPKGSLEFIFHYKNLGLLTTMRIGHDNSGPTHKWLVEHVVMRNEVTGHTYKFPCGRWLGKGVDDDSTERLLVGQRASTSSRNAEMPTVTNQTPPRTRSPSIQRQDTVPTSELQHQLGNCVNVIVKWHYKPSRDRDVGTLTNLLCGDDGLVKCLERVFLCGFRSTRFFGKNLYIWDYFSKIKEQFEQYLQHEQQQQLHQQLDDSASSMDSSFSDGSGANSLQRRELSAIWRYYVHLMDEINAAGSQLGKDGKFQLLICLSLREHLLTRMIKPMAMTKITHEMYEEESFLRRKNLLTFLIQILEPLDDCHIVLENSITQGIPSQC; translated from the exons atgtatagtgatACTATGTCGACGGAGAACAATATTCAACGAATGACGAATTTAATGCTTGCCGATCAACAACCACATCAAAATTCGCCAACGGGTATATCCGCGCCAACAAGCAATAATCAGCTGGCCAGTAAAGTGGTGATGAGAAAGTATAATAACAGCAGTAATAATGGTGCAAGTGGTAGTAAAAATACTGTTAGCTGTAGCCATCGCAATGAAGTTGCTTCTAGTGAGACAAAGGTTGATTGCGTGGCCACATCTCCAACTTCACCCGGTGAGATGAGTTCCCACGAACTTAGGCAGTTGAAACGAGAATCCGATCCTCAATATTCCCGATTCGCCGACTATTTTGTGATATGTGGCTTAGACTTAGATACTGGCTTAGAGCCGGATCGTTTTGCAG GTGATAATTTGCATTGTTCGCCTCTGGATCGAGCCTATAAGTCGAAGCCATTGGCACACTACCCCGAAAATGTTCCATGGAATCCCTTCGATGCACATGGTATTTGTATG CTTTCACTGCCCCAAGGGTTGCGCTTCCGAACTCAGAAACATGATATTGAACCGAAATTTCACTCCTTTGCAACTACTAGAGAAGATGGAAAACGTTGTTATGGTTTTAGTTTGGTGTTCTATGAGGAAATACGGAATCGTAATATATGTAGTGCTATGCACACATTGCAG TCCATGTTTATAACGGAGTTGTCAAGCGGCCAACAAACTCATTCGCTTGGCCGTGTAAGGGAGAGTCCTGTAAGTCGATCTCTTCCGCGGCATTTCAAAGTAGCCGGACAAGCACCTCAATCAGCACAAAGTTACTATGACATTGCAAAAGATAAATTGTTTGTCGCCAAAAGTATCTCACTAATATGTCAAGTTCCGTATGCATTCGCTGCTCAAGTTTTTCTCAGTAATCTTTATAA ATGTCTTCCACGTCAACCAGGACCTGGCATAAGTCTCGAATCCTATGTGTACAATATTTTGTACGAAGTAATGTTGCCACAGTCGGGGAAATCTATAAGAATTTACTTGCCTCCTTCAGAGCCGCACTTGCCACCATTAGCTGTGGTATTGCAACGACCCGAGTCAAGCACAGAACTGCCATTACTGGACTTTCCATTACGTTTGTTATTCACATACCTCGGAGTAGAATGCGTAATACAATTATTGACCTGTGTTCTTCTCGAAAATCAAGTTCTACTGCGTTCAAATG ATCATCAAAAGTTAATGATCGTTGGTGAGTGCATTACTTCAATTCTATTTCCATTTGTATGGCCCCATGTGTATGCTCCAATATTACCTGCTGCCCTCCATCACTTTTTGGATGCTCCCGTCCCATTTGTCATGGGTCTTCATGCCGATTGTGAGTCCGCTAATAAGATCGGTAGTGAGGCAACGCTTTGTTTTGTCGATATAGATAAGAAAATCATACAACTGCCGGAAGAGTTGCCAGTTTTTCCACATAAAATTGATTTCATGGCAGAAATTATATCAATTTTGGACAAATTCGAAATAGAAAGAGATCGTTCATATGAACCAATACTCAAAAATGGTTATGCGACACGTGATCACGATGTTATGATTAGTAGTTGCACGCTGCCGTCGGGTATACAAGCGGCTCGACGAAGCAAGGAACGCTTTAATCAACTGCAAGAGACTGTTTACACGCTGGCCGGTAGCGGTCATGGCAGCCCAACTGGTACAGATAATGGAATTGGTCATCATATCGAATACCAACCACTCATCGCACATCCCTCGAAAATCGACCATGTACCACGCATAGCAGACTTTCTTCGTCGTAAAGGTGTGCGTACACAATCACCTGGTGCTGGTTCACTTAACGACGATGTCGTCGATGCAACAATGTCACCAACCAAAGCTGCAGCTGCTGCACGCAGGGACACGAAACCAACCACTATATTGTCATTGGAAGAGCAATACTATCAGGACTTGCGTATAAATAATGCGTTGCGCGAGACATTTCTTAATCGTTTCGTGCACATGTTTTACGCATATGAATTTTTTGTTATCTATCCGAATCAAGCACGCGACGAATGGATTTCGAATCGTgaaagtttacaaaattttgataaGTCCTCATTTTTATCCGACCAACCAGAACATCATCGGGCTTTTTTGTCTCGCTTTCTCGAATCTCAAATGTTTGCGACATTAATCGACAACAAAATTCTCGCTATGTGGGAGAAAGAGCCAGATGTAAATTTACGCATATTCGATCTGCGAGTGAAACTCCTAAG AAAGCGGCATGGAGAGAATATGATTTGCGCTACCAGCTATGAGCCTTGCGTTATGTCACAAGAGGCGCAACAGGTATACGAGAAACGTTTACATTGCATCGACATTGAAGTAACACCGCCCAGTGAGATACTCTCCAATAGAGCTGCATATTTTCGTAGTTTTCCCATACTTGAAAAATCCGTGCTAAATCAGGAATGTGCTTCGAG ggGCAATAGTTTGCGGCGTGTAAAGAACGGTAATAAATGGCGAGCCAAAGAAATATCAATAGACCAGAAACAGATGAACCGTCTATCAGCAAATCTGTCAACCGCTGAAGTGAGTCCGGCTTTACTTGCACAGGCTAATTGGACCTTTGTGGAACGTCTACTCAAA GACATCAAATCGAAGACGAAACGTATGCTTTTAGAGAAAATGGGCACAGAAGCTGTGGCATTGGGTCTTAAAGGCGATGGCATTGAAGAGAATACCCTAATTGCTTCTTTATGTGATCTACTGGAGAAGATTTGGTCGCATGGTCTACAGTCCAAGCAAGGTAAATCGGCATTGTGGTGTCATTTACAGGCGTACCTGGAATTGCAAGATGCTCGAGCCAATAATAGCACTACGACGACGATAACAAATCCTGCTCCCAAAGCGCTTGGAGGCAACAAAATTGGCAGTGGCAGTTACGCCGGTACAACACCCG CACTTGCCTGGAATGTGATGCGCAAACGAATGGATT aTTTGTCTACTTTCCAAACCGATATCGACAATCCACCCAGTCCAAATCGCAGTCGTTCGCGTGATCGTAATAAATTTGTAGGTCTCGAACAATTATGCCCCTTGCCGGAGTCATTGGAGTTCGATGTTAA gaaCGTTCTGGCCATGGCGGATATAAAAACACACATCGGCTACACACGCGCCTGGGTGCGGCTATCACTTGAGAAAAAATTGCTATCGCGTCATTTTAGAACCTTACTTTCGGAGGACTCATTGCTGCGTTCACTTTACAAACGCAATGCTTTCCTGCGTTGTGAAGAAGAAAAGGAACAATTCTTATATCACCTACTCACACTAAATACAGTGGATTACTTCTCATTCACAAATACCTATCCAACAACGA AGCTGCCATATAGAGTCGTGATCTTTCCATCACGTAAATATGGCTCCTATCATACTTCCAGTAATGTTTGGATAATTGTATCGGGTACTATGAATGAGACACAGCGGGTGCCAGTGCCCAAAGGCTCGCTGGAGTTTATTTTTCAT TACAAAAATCTCGGTTTATTGACAACGATGCGCATTGGCCACGATAACTCGGGACCTACGCACAAATGGCTAGTGGAGCATGTAGTTATGCGTAATGAAGTTACAGGCCATACCTATAA ATTTCCTTGTGGTCGTTGGCTTGGCAAAGGAGTCGATGATGACTCAACTGAACGGTTACTAGTTGGACAACGGGCCTCAACAAGCTCTAGGAATGCCGAGATGCCGACCGTAACCAATCAGACGCCACCACGTACCCGCAGCCCAAGCATTCAACGGCAAGATACAGTTCCCACCTCTGAATTGCAACATCAGTTGGGCAATTGTGTGAATGTTATCGTTAAGTGGCACTATAAGCCGAGTCGCGATCGTGATGTCGGAACATTAACGAACTTGCTTTGTGGCGATGATGGCTTAGTGAAATGCCTTGAGCGTGTATTCTTATGTGGATTTCGTTCAACTCGTTTCTTTGGGAAGAATCTTTATATATGGGATTACTTTT CTAAAATTAAAGAACAATTCGAGCAGTACTTGCAAcacgaacagcaacaacagctacaCCAACAATTGGATGACTCCGCATCTAGTATGGATTCATCATTTAGTGATGGTAGTGGTGCAAATAGTTTGCAACGGCGTGAATTGTCTGCCATATGGCGATACTATGTACATTTAATGGATGAGATAAACGCGGCCGGCAGTCAACTGGGAAAAGATGGCAAATTTCAGTTGCTAATTTGTCTGAGCTTACG tgAACACTTGCTAACGCGCATGATAAAACCCATGGCTATGACGAAAATCACTCATGAGATGTATGAAGAGGAAAGCTTTCTTCGACGCAAAAATCTTCTAACATTTCTAATTCAAATACTCGAACCACTGGATGATTGCCACATTGTGCTAGAAAACTCAATCACTCAAGGCATTCCATCACagtgttaa
- the LOC105232673 gene encoding cysteine and histidine-rich protein 1 homolog produces the protein MADVESSAVVQQPPTNANSMNLNSIPLLASAELLGESNSAQVSLQQQQQSQPIAGAIGGGNGGSAGTSSNSVSNASSLALDVASSENSSLVNSGVIGSGVGGGNPSSVGGGKIDSGEPPAKKQMLDNPSTSAGSGNSASQHEKLEYRLGGILCCAVCLDLPKTAMYQCQMGHLMCAACFTHLLADGRLRDQIATCPNCRVEISKSTASRNLAVEKAASELPSECQFCNKEFPYKSLDRHEQYECQERPTNCKYSRIGCQWRGPNHETNEHERNCLHPTKSGYEVMAALEAHDARIKEEKKMFNTLIDLLSYEKIIFNDLQMKPYRTDEYVHKLFYETARFTAFNQQWVVKARINNSQRDPHQSNERTITYQLILKTKTTTPMSIHFFALKGPFSDMKVSTQIYKHEFTDQSSESDYYILPLPDSSECNRLLSNKGINFRLLMFLLNK, from the exons ATGGCTGACGTTGAATCAAGTGCTGTCGTGCAGCAACCACCTACAAACGCTAATAGCATGAACCTAAATTCTATCCCTCTATTGGCATCCGCCGAGTTACTCGGTGAAAGTAATAGTGCCCAAGTAAGTctccaacaacagcagcaatcaCAACCTATTGCTGGTGCTATTGGTGGAGGAAATGGTGGTAGCGCTGGCACTTCCTCGAATTCGGTCAGCAATGCCAGCTCTTTAGCACTGGATGTTGCTTCTAGTGAAAATTCAAGTCTGGTCAATAGTGGAGTGATTGGGAGTGGAGTGGGTGGTGGCAATCCATCGAGTGTTGGTGGGGGTAAAATAGACTCTGGTGAGCCACCAGCTAAGAAACAAATGCTCGACAATCCGAGCACATCTGCGGGTAGTGGGAATAGTGCTTCGCAACATGAAAAACTCGAGTACCGTCTGGGAGGGATTTTATGTTGTGCTGTTTGCTTGGATTTGCCTAAGACAGCAATGTATCAG TGTCAAATGGGACATTTAATGTGTGCTGCTTGTTTTACACATTTACTCGCAGATGGACG TTTGCGTGATCAAATTGCCACCTGTCCAAACTGTCGTGTGGAGATTTCGAAGAGCACAGCATCGCGTAATTTGGCCGTGGAGAAAGCCGCCTCTGAGTTGCCCAGCGAATGTCAA ttttgcaaCAAAGAGTTCCCATACAAGTCGCTAGATCGCCATGAACAATATGAATGCCAAGAACGGCcaacaaattgcaaatattcACGAATTGGTTGTCAATGGCGTGGACCGAATCATGAAA CTAACGAACATGAGCGCAACTGCTTGCATCCCACCAAATCTGGTTATGAAGTAATGGCTGCACTGGAAGCACACGACGCTAGAATTAAAGAggaaaagaaaatgtttaatacATTAATCGATTTGTTGAGTTAtgagaaaattatatttaacg ATTTGCAAATGAAACCGTATCGTACCGATGAGTATGTACACAAATTGTTTTATGAGACAGCTAGATTTACAGCATTCAACCAGCAGTGGGTGGTGAAGGCTCGCATTAATAATAGCCAACGTGATCCACATCAATCCAATGAGCGCACCATAACCTATCAG CTTAtcttgaaaacaaaaaccaccACACCAATGAGTATTcacttttttgctttaaaaggGCCTTTTTCTGATATGAAAGTATCCACTCAAATTTACAAGCATGAATTCACGGACCAA AGCAGCGAAAGTGATTACTACATACTGCCACTGCCGGATAGCTCCGAATGCAATAGGCTCTTATCCAATAAAGGAATCAATTTCCG CCTTTTGATGTTTTTactgaataaataa
- the LOC125778675 gene encoding guanosine-3',5'-bis(diphosphate) 3'-pyrophosphohydrolase MESH1 isoform X1, with protein sequence MPAVIVPNMETLHPTAKLMHGLQFAASKHRTQLRKDNETPYINHPINVATILAVEGGISDENVLIAALLHDTVEDTDTTFEEIEQHFGEDICAIVREVTDDKTLEKQERKRLQIEHAASSSENAKLVKLADKLDNLRDLGRKAPIGWTPERQEQYYVWAKKVVDNMRGTNVELERELDEIFKAKKLL encoded by the exons at GCCGGCTGTGATTGTTCCTAACATGGAAACGTTACATCCTACAGCGAAATTAATGCACGGACTGCAGTTTGCTGCCAGCAAGCATCGTACACAACTGCGGAAAGATAATGAGACGCCCTACATAAATCACCCTATAAATGTGGCAACAATTCTCGCTGTGGAAGGTGGTATCTCCGATGAAAATGTACTCATTGCTGCTCTATTGCATGACACTGTTGAGGATACCGATACCACATTTGAAGAAATCGAGCAACATTTTGGCGAGGATATTTGTGCAATTGTGCGTGAGGTCACCGACGACAAGACATTGGAGAAACAAGAACGCAAACGCTTGCAAATCGAACATGCGGCAAGTTCAAGTGAGAATGCCAAATTAGTGAAATTGGCGGATAAGTTGGACAATCTACGGGATTTAGGCAGGAAAGCGCCAATCGGTTGGACACCTGAGCGTCAAGAACAATACTATGTTTGGGCTAAGAAAGTGGTGGATAATATGCGTGGCACAAACGTAGAGTTGGAGCGCGAATtagatgaaatttttaaagctaaaaagcTACTTTAA
- the LOC125778675 gene encoding guanosine-3',5'-bis(diphosphate) 3'-pyrophosphohydrolase MESH1 isoform X2 gives METLHPTAKLMHGLQFAASKHRTQLRKDNETPYINHPINVATILAVEGGISDENVLIAALLHDTVEDTDTTFEEIEQHFGEDICAIVREVTDDKTLEKQERKRLQIEHAASSSENAKLVKLADKLDNLRDLGRKAPIGWTPERQEQYYVWAKKVVDNMRGTNVELERELDEIFKAKKLL, from the coding sequence ATGGAAACGTTACATCCTACAGCGAAATTAATGCACGGACTGCAGTTTGCTGCCAGCAAGCATCGTACACAACTGCGGAAAGATAATGAGACGCCCTACATAAATCACCCTATAAATGTGGCAACAATTCTCGCTGTGGAAGGTGGTATCTCCGATGAAAATGTACTCATTGCTGCTCTATTGCATGACACTGTTGAGGATACCGATACCACATTTGAAGAAATCGAGCAACATTTTGGCGAGGATATTTGTGCAATTGTGCGTGAGGTCACCGACGACAAGACATTGGAGAAACAAGAACGCAAACGCTTGCAAATCGAACATGCGGCAAGTTCAAGTGAGAATGCCAAATTAGTGAAATTGGCGGATAAGTTGGACAATCTACGGGATTTAGGCAGGAAAGCGCCAATCGGTTGGACACCTGAGCGTCAAGAACAATACTATGTTTGGGCTAAGAAAGTGGTGGATAATATGCGTGGCACAAACGTAGAGTTGGAGCGCGAATtagatgaaatttttaaagctaaaaagcTACTTTAA
- the LOC105232671 gene encoding ribosome biogenesis protein SLX9 homolog, translating to MGKVNKNIRMKAKAAVSKAATATNNIKTKIQNVGKKDDTGVLEDKLLLTKTPTKKKAITKREKVRQKHKHLMNKFALIKKQRKDEAARKNREKTAVIGDLKPLKDALPSLDELFKLSKQSDSKTGIKDIDEPTSKENPKDDKKLNVKQKLKKKKEKFVRQVSSYQALLKDPDFKKNPRDAISYHIKYTRGLIDE from the coding sequence ATGGGAAAAGTCAACAAAAACATCCGCATGAAAGCCAAGGCTGCGGTATCAAAAGCCGCTACTGCCACCAacaacattaaaacaaaaatacaaaatgttggCAAGAAAGATGATACGGGTGTCCTCGAGGACAAACTTCTCCTAACTAAGACGCCTACTAAGAAGAAAGCAATTACCAAACGCGAGAAGGTGCGCCAGAAACACAAACATCTAATGAATAAATTTGCATTGATAAAAAAGCAACGTAAAGACGAAGCAGCGCGTAAAAACAGAGAAAAGACGGCGGTTATAGGTGATTTGAAGCCTCTGAAAGATGCATTACCCTCCTTAGATGAActatttaaattaagtaaacaaTCTGATAGTAAAACGGGAATCAAAGATATTGATGAGCCAACATCTAAGGAGAATCCAAAAGATGATAAGAAATTGAATGTTAAGCAAAAGTTGAAGAAAAAGAAGGAGAAATTTGTACGACAAGTTAGCTCTTACCAGGCCCTTCTCAAAGATCcagattttaagaaaaatccTCGTGATGCAATTTCCTATCATATAAAATACACACGTGGCCTTATAGATGAATAA
- the LOC105232668 gene encoding cyclin-dependent kinase 8, with protein sequence MDYDFKMKTQMERTKVEDLFNYEGCKVGRGTYGHVYKAKWKERTDGKEYALKQIDGTGLSMSACREIALLRELKHQNVITLIRVFLSHNDRKVFLLIDYAEHDLWHIIKFHRAAKAAKKQVIVPRGMVKSLLYQILDGIHYLHSNWVLHRDLKPANILVMGDGNERGRVKIADMGFARLFNAPLKPLADLDPVVVTFWYRAPELLLGARHYTKAIDIWAIGCIFAELLTSEPIFHCRQEDIKTSNPYHHDQLDRIFNVMGFPQDKDWEDIKKMPEHHTLIKDFKRSTYSTCSLAKYMERHKIKPDSKAFHLLQKLLLMDPNKRITSEQAMQDPYFQEDPLPTQDVFAGTPIPYPKREFLTDDDQEDKADNKRQQQQQQQQQQQEPNAKRVRLSGPTGPGQQQQQVQQTQDFHHQQQQQQQMMFNQQQNFQQRF encoded by the coding sequence ATGGATTACGATTTTAAGATGAAAACGCAAATGGAACGAACAAAAGTGGAGGACCTCTTCAACTACGAAGGCTGTAAGGTAGGACGCGGTACGTATGGTCATGTCTACAAAGCAAAATGGAAGGAGCGTACTGACGGCAAAGAATACGCACTGAAGCAGATAGATGGTACTGGTTTATCCATGTCTGCATGTCGAGAAATCGCACTTCTTCGTGAACTCAAACATCAAAATGTAATCACATTGATTCGGGTGTTCCTCTCTCACAACGACCGTAAAGTATTTCTTTTAATCGATTACGCTGAGCACGATTTATGGCACATTATTAAGTTTCATCGTGCAGCTAAAGCCGCCAAGAAGCAAGTAATTGTACCGAGAGGAATGGTGAAAAGTTTACTGTATCAAATTTTGGATGGAATACACTATTTACACAGTAACTGGGTTTTACATCGAGATCTAAAACCGGCAAATATTTTAGTAATGGGTGATGGTAATGAGAGGGGACGCGTAAAAATTGCAGATATGGGATTCGCACGTCTGTTTAACGCGCCACTTAAGCCTTTAGCAGATTTGGATCCAGTAGTTGTAACATTCTGGTATCGGGCCCCAGAACTGCTATTAGGTGCGCGTCATTACACAAAAGCAATTGATATTTGGGCAATTGGTTGCATTTTCGCCGAATTGCTTACGTCCGAGCCAATTTTCCATTGTAGACAAGAAGATATTAAAACTAGTAATCCATATCACCATGATCAACTTGATCGTATCTTCAATGTAATGGGATTTCCTCAAGACAAGGATTGGGAGGACATCAAAAAAATGCCTGAGCATCATACTCTAATAAAAGATTTCAAACGTTCAACTTATTCGACTTGCTCTTTAGCCAAATATATGGAACGCCACAAAATTAAGCCAGATAGCAAAGCATTCCATCTTTTACAGAAACTTTTACTTATGGATCCTAATAAGCGCATCACTTCAGAACAAGCTATGCAAGATCCATacttccaagaagatccacTGCCTACGCAAGACGTTTTTGCGGGTACCCCCATTCCTTATCCGAAGAGAGAATTTTTAACAGATGATGACCAAGAAGATAAAGCCGACaacaaaagacaacaacaacaacagcagcagcaacaacagcaagagcCAAATGCTAAAAGAGTTCGATTATCGGGGCCTACTGGTCCAggtcaacaacaacagcaagtgcAACAAACTCAAGATTTtcatcatcaacaacagcagcaacaacaaatgatgttcaatcaacaacaaaattttcagcaacgtttttaa
- the LOC105232670 gene encoding probable splicing factor, arginine/serine-rich 7, producing the protein MAGGNQARVIQVTNIAPQATKDQMQTLFGNIGKIEEIRLYPTVRDVSCPVQSRICYVKYAESSCVPVAQHLTNTVFIDRALIVIPVLAIPEEYRALEMSKNGTIVPGLQKPDSKLPPEVINRIEGQSPQQVIKTYDPKLLDNNLPEYPALPSFYDARKIEEIRRTIIVCDVKNEWRLDDLMECFQRAGEVKYARWAEKDGKTYCMIEFCDQPSIIHALKMQGHEFKGGYLNVYHSTDSITKPEAKSNEAAQAEIEEAMTIVKEAQNMISAAIDPVIGMLAKDKRRRSRSRSRSRDRRTSRSRSHRSRSRRRSRSRTRKRSRSKSKRRSRSHSRGSRSRKRSRSRKRSRSRRKSRSRSRSKRRSRSRDRRAKRSRSRHRRSTSRSRRSRSRTKRSRSRERKRSHRTRDEKRSRSSRSRSKRHSPSPSTRSRSSRSKDIVPPTKSSSSKRRSRTPDRKLKPISEDIEIKSTRSSVDSKSRKSVSVEKSDNMDISNSP; encoded by the exons ATGGCTGGTGGAAACCAAGCGCGCGTCATTCAAGTGACGAACATTGCACCCCAAGCCACGAAAGATCAAATGCAAACATTGTTTGGTAATATTGGGAAAATCGAAGAAATCCGTTTATACCCAACTGTGCGTGATGTGTCCTGCCCTGTGCAATCACGCATTTGCTATGTTAAGTATGCGGAAAGTAGCTGTGTTCCAGTGGCACAACATCTAACTAACACTGTATTTATTGATCGAGCACTGATTGTCATACCTGTGCTGGCAATTCCTGAAGAATATCGCGCATTGGAGATGTCCAAGAATGGCACAATAGTACCGGGACTACAAAAGCCGGATTCAAAGTTGCCTCCAGAAGTGATCAATCGCATTGAAGGCCAGTCCCCACAACAG gTTATAAAAACTTATGATCCTAAATTGTTGGACAACAATTTACCCGAATACCCAGCATTGCCATCGTTTTATGACGCtagaaaaattgaagaaatacgCAGAACAATAATCGTATGTGATGTGAAGAATGAATGGCGTCTTGACGATTTAATGGAATGTTTTCAACGTGCGGGTGAAGTAAAATACGCAAGATGGGCGGAAAAAGATGGTAAAACTTATTGCATGATCGAATTCTGCGATCAGCCAAGTATTATACATGCTCTTAAAATGCAAGGACACGAATTCAAGGGGGGATATTTAAATGTGTATCATTCAACTGATTCCATAACTAAGCCAGAAGCAAAATCAAATGAGGCAGCGCAGGCAGAAATCGAAGAGGCAATGACTATTGTAAAAGAAGCTCAAAATATGATTTCAGCTGCAATTGATCCCGTAATTGGTATGTTGGCTAAGGACAAGCGTCGACGTTCCCGCTCACGTTCAAGATCTCGTGATCGGCGCACTAGTCGTTCGCGTTCACATCGTTCACGCTCCAGACGTCGTTCTCGGTCTCGTACTCGTAAACGCTCCCGTAGCAAGTCCAAACGACGTTCTCGCTCGCATTCTCGTGGTTCACGTTCACGCAAACGCTCCAGGTCACGAAAACGCTCTCGATCTCGTCGTAAGAGTCGGTCTCGCTCACGTTCTAAAAGGAGGTCTAGGTCCCGCGACCGTCGTGCCAAACGTTCTCGTTCACGTCATCGTCGTAGTACCTCGAGATCGCGTCGTTCCCGATCACGTACTAAACGTTCTCGCTCGCGTGAGCGCAAGCGTTCGCACCGTACTCGTGATGAGAAACGTTCCCGCTCTTCGCGGTCACGCAGCAAACGTCATTCGCCATCTCCATCAACACGATCACGTTCGAGTCGCAGTAAAGATATTGTTCCACCAACAAAATCGTCTTCATCTAAGCGACGTTCGCGTACTCCTGATCGCAAATTAAAACCTATTTCAGAAGATATAGAAATCAAAAGCACACGATCAAGTGTGGACTCCAAGTCTCGCAAATCTGTTAGCGTGGAAAAATCAGACAACATGGATATATCTAATTCACCATAA